A DNA window from Microcystis aeruginosa NIES-843 contains the following coding sequences:
- a CDS encoding MFS transporter codes for MQLFDSETSDANSSDSSTPIFNSSDSSPRQSDAETMNRLPKRAPKSNPSQGFAPVLKNPRFLTLWAGGIFSQLADKFYLVLMISLIATHYQEADQSISGWVSAIMIANTIPAVLVGSVAGVYVDRWLKKQVLVISNLLRGAFVLVIPLLLWLVREQTLAVPLGWLPDGLRNWHYRLQGEFNLPFGFFLLLVITFLVSTLTQFFAPAEQSTLPLVVKRRHLLPANSLNTLTTMAVLIIGFAIGEPVLAFADSIFGTRAGQFDIGKVMIVGAFYIIAGLILIILRTSEKYVIPTAEQPHVWEDIRDGIRYLNKNHKVRNALIQLVILFCIFAALSVLAVSMAEKLPGLKASQFGFLLASCGAGMAVSAITLGYWGQKFSHTQLSLWGSLGMAAALIGLSLATKSLILAFAMTALLGIFAALVGVPMQTTLQADTPPEMRGKVFGLENNAVNIALSLPLAVAGIAETQFGLRPVLLALAVMAVIGGGFTWYVSRNLSKD; via the coding sequence ATGCAACTGTTTGACTCAGAAACTAGCGACGCTAATTCTAGCGACTCCTCCACTCCTATTTTTAATTCTTCCGATTCCTCACCGAGGCAATCCGACGCAGAAACCATGAACCGCTTGCCTAAACGTGCGCCCAAATCCAATCCTAGTCAGGGTTTTGCCCCAGTGCTAAAAAACCCGCGCTTTCTCACTCTCTGGGCGGGGGGAATTTTTTCCCAATTAGCGGATAAATTCTATTTAGTCCTGATGATCTCCCTAATTGCCACCCATTACCAAGAAGCCGATCAATCGATTAGCGGCTGGGTATCGGCGATAATGATTGCTAATACAATTCCGGCGGTGTTAGTGGGTTCGGTGGCGGGTGTATATGTTGATAGATGGTTAAAAAAACAAGTTTTAGTTATTTCTAACCTTTTACGCGGGGCTTTTGTCCTCGTCATACCCCTATTATTATGGTTAGTGCGCGAGCAAACTTTAGCGGTTCCCCTCGGTTGGTTGCCTGACGGTTTAAGAAATTGGCATTACCGGTTACAGGGAGAATTTAATTTACCCTTCGGTTTTTTCCTGTTGTTAGTCATTACTTTTCTTGTCTCCACCCTAACCCAATTTTTTGCCCCCGCCGAACAATCTACCCTGCCATTAGTGGTAAAACGTCGTCATCTTCTACCCGCTAATTCCCTCAACACTTTAACCACCATGGCAGTATTAATTATCGGTTTTGCCATCGGTGAACCGGTATTAGCTTTTGCTGATAGCATTTTCGGCACGAGAGCCGGACAATTTGATATTGGCAAAGTGATGATTGTCGGTGCTTTTTATATAATTGCCGGTTTAATTCTAATTATCCTGCGAACTAGCGAAAAATATGTTATTCCTACCGCAGAACAGCCCCATGTTTGGGAAGATATCCGCGACGGCATTCGTTACCTCAACAAAAATCATAAAGTTCGTAACGCTCTAATTCAATTAGTCATCTTATTCTGTATTTTTGCTGCTCTATCAGTATTAGCCGTCAGTATGGCGGAAAAACTACCCGGGTTAAAAGCTTCTCAATTCGGCTTTTTATTAGCCTCCTGTGGTGCAGGAATGGCAGTTAGTGCGATTACTTTGGGTTATTGGGGCCAAAAATTCTCCCACACCCAATTAAGTCTCTGGGGTTCCCTGGGTATGGCGGCAGCTTTAATCGGTTTATCTCTAGCCACAAAGAGTTTAATTTTAGCCTTCGCTATGACCGCTTTATTAGGGATTTTTGCCGCTTTAGTCGGGGTTCCCATGCAAACTACCCTACAGGCAGATACACCCCCCGAAATGCGCGGTAAAGTCTTTGGTTTAGAAAATAATGCCGTTAATATTGCCCTCTCTTTACCCTTAGCTGTCGCGGGTATCGCCGAAACTCAATTCGGACTCCGACCGGTACTATTAGCTTTAGCAGTTATGGCAGTTATCGGCGGCGGTTTTACTTGGTATGTTTCTCGCAATTTATCTAAAGATTAG
- a CDS encoding DUF4351 domain-containing protein → MLITLRLDAAKMELISGFIDTYLNLNPAEEIQFQEEISTFSQPVQEGVMQITTSWMRQGIEQGIEQGIERGIERGIERGIEREKTLILRQLKRKLGEINPLLETQIMELSIDDVEALGEALFDFSAVEDLINWLNTLTA, encoded by the coding sequence TTGTTAATCACTTTAAGGTTAGATGCGGCGAAAATGGAATTAATTTCTGGATTTATTGATACTTATCTCAATCTAAATCCTGCCGAAGAGATACAATTCCAAGAAGAGATTAGCACATTTAGTCAACCCGTACAGGAGGGAGTTATGCAAATTACCACCAGTTGGATGCGTCAAGGTATCGAACAAGGTATCGAACAAGGTATTGAACGCGGTATTGAACGCGGTATTGAACGCGGTATCGAACGGGAAAAGACATTGATTCTTCGTCAACTTAAACGAAAGTTAGGGGAGATTAATCCTTTATTAGAAACTCAAATTATGGAGTTAAGTATTGATGATGTCGAAGCATTAGGAGAAGCTTTATTCGACTTCTCTGCGGTTGAAGATTTAATCAATTGGTTAAATACTTTAACTGCCTAG